A window of Conger conger chromosome 13, fConCon1.1, whole genome shotgun sequence contains these coding sequences:
- the LOC133108443 gene encoding tripartite motif-containing protein 16-like, with translation MAEGGILLDQDQFSCAICLDILNDPVTIPCGHSYCRGCIKGCWNQDDNTGVYSCPQCRTTFTPRPVLGRNTMLADVVEKLKKTGLQAAPSALCYAGPGDVACDVCTGRKRKAVKSCLVCLASYCETHLKLHNELNPGNTHNIVNATGHLQDNICPQHKKLLEIYCRTDQQCICLLCVFNEHRGHDSVSVAVERTEQQERTEKQLGATQSQFQQRLQEREKELQDLRQAVQSLKRSAHTAVENSERIFTEMIRSIERRCSEVKELIRNQEKAEVSRAEGLLERLEQEIAELRRRDAELEQLSHTENHIHFLQTCQSLCVPPELGDLPSITVSPHVSFEAVRKSVSGLKDRLEDICKVELANISESVKEAYTVEPRTREDFLQYSCQFTLDPNTVNKWLHLSKGNRQVTRVKEIQSYPDHPERFEGKAQVLCREGVSGCCYWEAEWSGSNTVSIAVSYKHISRKGKGVDCTLGCNDKSWRLDCSPSRYSFWHNNKGTEIPVPPSSRIGVYLDQRAGTLSFYSVSDTMTLLHRVQTTFTQPLYPGFGIYSRTSLKLCDLA, from the exons atggctgaaggtggaATTTTACTCGATcaggaccagttcagctgtgCGATCTGTCTGGACATACTGAATGATCCAGTGACTATTCCCTgcggacacagttactgtaggggctgtattaagggctgCTGGAATCAAGATGATAatactggtgtctacagctgtccccagtgcagaacAACCTTCACTCCAAGGCCTGTTCTGGGCAGAAACACTATGCTGGCTGACGttgtggagaaactgaagaaaacaggtctccaagctgctccttctgctctctgttatgctggacctggagacgtggcgtgtgatgtctgcactgggagaaagcgcaAAGCCGTCAAGTCCTGTCTGGTTTGTTTGGcatcttactgtgaaactcacctcaaacttCACAATGAGCTCAACCCAGGAAACACACATAATATTGTCAATGCTACTGGACATCTGCAGGACAATATTTGCCCTCAACATAAAAAACTGTTGGAGATTTACTGTCGTACCGATCAGCAGTgcatctgtctgctgtgtgtattCAAcgaacacagaggccatgatagTGTCTCAGTTGCAGTAGAAAGGACTGAGCAACAGGAAAGAACTGAG aagcagctgggggcgacacagagtcaattccagcagagactccaggagagagagaaggagctgcaggatctgagacaggctgtgcagtcactcaag cgctctgcacacacagcagtggagaacagtgagaggatctttactgagatgatccgctccattgagagaaggtgctctgaggtgaaagagctgatcagaaatcaggagaaggctgaagtgagtcgggctgaaggactcctggagcgactggagcaggagattgctgagctgaggaggagagacgctgagctggagcagctttcacacacagagaatcacatccatttcctccag acctgtcagtctctctgtgtccctcctgaacttggagacttacccagcatcactgtcagtccacacgtctcttttgaggctgtgaggaaatctgtctctggaCTGAAAGATCGACTTGAGGATATCTGCAAGGTGGAACTGGCCAACATTTCTGAATCAG tgaaagAAGCCTATACTGTAgagcccaggaccagagaggatttcttacagt atTCCTGTCAGTTCACATTGGACCCCAACACAGTGAATAAATGGCTCCATCTCTCTAAGGGGAACAGACAGGTGACCCGTGTGAAagagatccagtcatatcctgatcatccagagagatttgagggAAAAGCCCaagtgctgtgcagagagggggTGTCTGgatgctgttactgggaggctgagtggagtgggagtAATACAGTGTCAatagcagtgtcatataaaCACATCAGCAGGAAGGGAAAGGGTGTGGACTGTACACTGGGATGTAATGACAAGTCCTGGAGACTAGACTGCTCTCCCTCCAGGTACTCTTTCTGGCACAATAACAAGGGCACTGAAATCCCTGTTCCACCCTCCTCCAGAATCGGGGTGTACCTGGATCAgagggcaggaactctgtccttctacagtgtCTCTGACACCATGACCCTCCTtcacagagtccagaccacattcactcagcccctctatcctgggtttgGGATTTATTCTCGAACCTCTttaaaactgtgtgatctggCATGA